The following are from one region of the Marinomonas sp. CT5 genome:
- a CDS encoding retention module-containing protein, with the protein MSDSQVSFATQGSAIGFISKITGSVTIQSIDGQERVVKVGDPVFFGETVLTGASASVVISFVDGTEVEIGRESVVEITNEVYNTGDNEELVADSSTDPNALQQAILSGQDPTQIQDAPAAGDAQAEQDRFDVDIDRNDNSAQPTFGADSFNALPTFGNDTDVNSFGRGQQNESTYQAPSTSTRSSITSSGESTPNPSTVNQAPTVENQQASVTEDLTISGTISATDLDLPADKTLTFTTTSTVTGLTFNSDGSYSFDASSYDELSVGEKKEISINVIATDDQGSQGTGQLNITVTGTNDAPVAQASAAIVREGSIVSGAVTAEDVDLPADASLTFTLSEEVKGLTFNENGTYQFDASNEAYSNLAAGERLTLKIPVTVTDDQGATDTTRLTINIVGTDDAPEVAGTFTGAVTEGNEGDAAVTATGTISISDVDADDSPAFADTTSPVQGTYGSLTLVDGAWTYTLDQSKVQDLDGAKDGQPADQVTDTITLTADDGTTQDIVITITGTDDA; encoded by the coding sequence ATGAGCGACAGTCAAGTATCATTTGCAACACAAGGCAGCGCGATCGGTTTTATCTCCAAAATAACAGGTTCAGTGACCATTCAATCCATTGATGGTCAGGAACGAGTGGTGAAAGTGGGCGATCCGGTTTTCTTTGGTGAGACGGTATTGACTGGTGCAAGTGCTAGTGTGGTTATTTCCTTTGTGGATGGAACTGAAGTCGAGATTGGAAGAGAGTCGGTCGTTGAAATAACCAACGAAGTATACAACACTGGTGATAACGAAGAGTTGGTTGCAGACTCTTCAACTGATCCTAATGCACTACAGCAAGCAATTCTTTCTGGTCAAGACCCTACTCAAATTCAAGATGCTCCAGCCGCGGGCGATGCTCAAGCAGAACAAGATCGTTTTGATGTCGATATTGATAGAAACGATAATAGCGCCCAACCTACATTTGGTGCTGATTCCTTCAATGCACTACCAACTTTTGGCAATGACACGGATGTAAATAGTTTTGGTCGTGGTCAGCAAAATGAATCGACATATCAAGCTCCTTCTACGTCTACTAGGTCAAGTATTACGTCATCAGGAGAATCTACGCCTAATCCTTCAACTGTTAACCAAGCTCCTACAGTGGAAAATCAGCAGGCATCTGTAACAGAAGACTTAACAATAAGTGGAACGATCAGTGCCACTGACCTTGACCTTCCTGCTGACAAAACACTCACTTTCACAACGACTTCCACTGTAACTGGGTTAACGTTTAATAGTGATGGTAGCTATAGTTTTGATGCTTCTTCCTATGATGAGTTATCAGTAGGCGAGAAAAAAGAAATCTCAATAAACGTTATTGCAACTGATGATCAAGGAAGCCAAGGGACAGGTCAATTAAACATTACGGTTACTGGAACAAATGATGCGCCTGTTGCCCAGGCCTCCGCCGCAATTGTGCGAGAAGGCTCTATTGTCAGTGGTGCAGTTACCGCTGAAGATGTAGACCTTCCTGCTGATGCCTCTCTAACATTTACCCTTTCAGAAGAAGTGAAAGGCTTAACTTTTAATGAAAATGGCACATACCAATTTGATGCCTCTAATGAAGCCTATAGTAATTTGGCTGCGGGTGAGCGACTAACACTTAAAATCCCCGTAACGGTCACCGATGATCAAGGAGCAACCGACACCACAAGGCTTACAATTAATATTGTAGGTACAGACGATGCGCCAGAGGTTGCAGGCACGTTCACAGGTGCGGTGACCGAAGGTAACGAAGGTGATGCGGCCGTGACGGCGACAGGCACGATCAGCATCAGCGATGTGGATGCGGATGACAGCCCAGCGTTCGCCGACACCACAAGCCCAGTGCAAGGTACTTACGGTAGCCTGACTCTGGTAGACGGTGCGTGGACGTACACCTTGGATCAAAGCAAGGTTCAAGACTTGGATGGTGCGAAAGATGGCCAGCCAGCGGACCAAGTGACAGACACGATCACACTGACAGCCGATGATGGCACGACCCAAGACATCGTGATCACCATCACAGGTACAGACGATGC
- a CDS encoding SulP family inorganic anion transporter: protein MIDTIKQDWFSNIKGDSLAGTVVALALIPEAIAFSIIAGVDPKVGLYASFCIAVVISFFGGRPGMISAATGAMALLMVTLVKDHGLQYLLAATLLTGVFQIIAGYLKLGALMRFVSRSVVTGFVNALAILIFMAQLPELTNVTWHVYAMTAAGLGIIYLFPLLPVIGKAFPSPLICIVVLTAFAMVYGLDIRTVGDMGELPDTLPIFLWPDVPLNLETLWIILPYSLGLAVVGLLESMMTATIVDEFTDTSSDKNRECKGQGVANIASGLLGGMAGCAMIGQSVINVKSGGRGRLSTFIAGFLLLIMVVFLDDLIGQIPMAALVAVMIMVSIGTFSWESIINLKKHPLSTNIVMLATVSIVVATHNLAIGVFVGVLLASLFFAHKIGRFMVVKSEQGDKTGHRTYKVVGQVFFASSDQFNASFDFKEAVESVTIDLTEAHFWDITAVSALDKVVIKFRREGADVELVGMNEASATVVDKFGVHNNPEEVEKVMGGH from the coding sequence ATGATCGATACGATAAAACAAGACTGGTTCTCAAACATTAAAGGCGATTCTCTCGCCGGTACTGTGGTTGCACTTGCGTTGATACCTGAAGCTATCGCGTTTTCTATCATTGCTGGCGTTGATCCAAAAGTAGGTTTGTATGCCTCTTTTTGTATCGCTGTTGTCATTTCGTTCTTCGGCGGCCGTCCTGGCATGATTTCTGCAGCGACAGGGGCAATGGCTCTACTAATGGTTACTTTAGTCAAAGATCACGGTTTGCAGTATTTACTGGCAGCAACCCTGCTCACAGGTGTTTTCCAAATTATTGCTGGGTATTTAAAACTCGGGGCACTAATGAGATTTGTTTCGCGATCCGTCGTAACGGGGTTTGTAAATGCCTTGGCCATTTTGATTTTTATGGCTCAATTACCCGAACTAACCAATGTTACTTGGCATGTATACGCGATGACGGCGGCAGGCTTAGGAATCATCTATCTATTTCCATTACTTCCTGTTATCGGTAAAGCTTTCCCTTCTCCACTAATTTGTATCGTTGTACTAACTGCCTTTGCAATGGTTTATGGGTTAGACATTCGCACAGTGGGCGACATGGGCGAACTGCCCGATACACTGCCAATTTTCTTATGGCCAGATGTTCCACTTAACCTTGAAACACTATGGATTATTTTGCCTTATTCATTAGGTCTGGCGGTTGTCGGCTTATTAGAGTCTATGATGACGGCGACCATTGTGGATGAGTTTACTGATACCAGCAGTGATAAGAACCGTGAATGTAAAGGCCAGGGGGTAGCCAATATCGCATCGGGGCTTTTAGGTGGTATGGCGGGTTGCGCCATGATTGGCCAGTCCGTCATCAATGTGAAGTCCGGCGGTCGCGGTCGTCTTTCTACCTTTATTGCCGGCTTCTTACTATTGATCATGGTGGTTTTCTTAGACGACTTAATCGGTCAGATTCCGATGGCCGCTTTGGTCGCTGTCATGATTATGGTGTCTATTGGTACTTTCTCTTGGGAGTCCATTATCAACCTGAAAAAACATCCGCTATCAACTAATATTGTTATGTTAGCAACCGTGTCTATCGTCGTTGCCACACACAATTTGGCGATCGGTGTTTTTGTCGGAGTATTACTTGCTTCATTATTCTTTGCTCATAAGATTGGTCGCTTTATGGTCGTAAAAAGTGAACAAGGTGACAAAACAGGACATCGCACTTATAAAGTAGTCGGACAAGTGTTTTTTGCGTCGTCAGATCAATTTAATGCGTCTTTTGATTTTAAAGAAGCGGTTGAAAGCGTTACGATTGATCTTACTGAAGCACATTTTTGGGATATTACCGCCGTATCCGCACTGGATAAGGTTGTCATTAAATTCCGTCGCGAAGGCGCTGATGTTGAACTCGTTGGAATGAACGAAGCCAGCGCAACCGTTGTTGATAAATTTGGGGTGCACAATAACCCTGAAGAAGTTGAGAAAGTAATGGGCGGTCATTAA
- a CDS encoding IS4 family transposase, whose translation MSIQQLLLSIDELHSFSNHSTFTQNIPVKWIESALTLSSKATIRRRRLPEDQVLWLVLGMALFRDESIEEVARRLNICSEGLSSEQLIAKSGISQARQRLGASPMQWLFQRTGEHWANERFAQDDWQGLQVFAMDGVIFRTPDTPDLQAHFGSASNATVKQSAYPLLRCVALMNTHSHVILDAQVGNYQTAETPLAEAMLDKIPDRSTTLLDRNFWSANLMHTLMDEGNERHWLIPKRSNTVYEVVEEYGDGDALWRMTVSPQARKKNPK comes from the coding sequence GTGTCTATTCAACAGCTCTTACTCAGTATTGATGAACTTCATTCCTTCTCGAATCATTCAACTTTCACTCAAAACATACCTGTCAAATGGATTGAATCGGCATTAACGCTTTCTTCAAAAGCAACCATTAGGCGCCGCCGATTACCTGAAGACCAAGTTCTTTGGCTGGTCCTAGGTATGGCTCTTTTTCGAGATGAGTCGATTGAGGAAGTGGCTAGACGATTAAATATATGTTCTGAAGGGCTCTCTTCTGAGCAACTTATTGCTAAAAGCGGGATATCCCAAGCAAGGCAGCGCCTTGGAGCTAGTCCTATGCAATGGCTTTTTCAGCGCACTGGTGAGCATTGGGCTAATGAACGATTTGCTCAGGATGATTGGCAAGGGTTACAAGTTTTCGCTATGGATGGGGTTATTTTTCGTACGCCTGACACGCCCGACCTACAAGCGCATTTTGGTAGTGCCAGCAACGCAACCGTAAAACAAAGTGCTTATCCGCTACTACGTTGTGTCGCGCTGATGAATACACATTCCCATGTCATTTTAGATGCTCAAGTGGGCAACTATCAAACAGCTGAAACACCTTTGGCAGAAGCCATGCTCGATAAAATTCCTGATCGCAGCACCACATTGCTAGACCGGAACTTCTGGAGTGCCAATCTAATGCATACTTTAATGGATGAAGGCAATGAGCGGCATTGGTTGATACCTAAACGCAGTAATACTGTGTATGAGGTCGTCGAAGAATACGGTGACGGAGATGCTTTATGGCGTATGACCGTCTCACCTCAGGCGCGTAAAAAGAATCCCAAGTT
- a CDS encoding YihY family inner membrane protein, protein MPEHLRYLTLTLKRYGHLTIARFKKSNLSQKAAQLTLSSLLAAVPIITIIVGILSFTPALEAMQSQLFSLIEKHLAPGTSDTMLPYLIKFSTQTKNLPIAGLIALFVTALLLLNNFESSVQSIWEIKKTRKIRERLLTYWAILTLGPILFASSLSLYGTLISIQIYDTQTNALIHYLLELGTVGLYFLMLLTLNFLTPNAEVSIKWAAISALAGSIGLYILNTIFSSFAQFFTNYQVVYGAFAAIPIFLIWLQSSWLIVLASICLCATLHNVKNLASGQD, encoded by the coding sequence ATGCCTGAACACCTAAGATACCTTACACTCACCCTTAAGCGATATGGACACCTGACCATTGCAAGATTTAAAAAAAGTAATCTTTCACAGAAAGCTGCACAGCTAACCTTATCTAGCCTCCTTGCAGCCGTACCAATTATTACCATTATTGTCGGCATACTAAGCTTTACACCTGCCTTAGAAGCGATGCAATCACAACTATTTTCTCTTATTGAAAAGCACCTAGCCCCCGGAACCAGCGATACAATGCTGCCCTATTTGATCAAATTCTCAACACAAACAAAAAACTTACCTATCGCAGGACTAATCGCCCTTTTTGTAACAGCTCTACTTTTACTAAACAACTTTGAAAGCAGCGTTCAATCTATATGGGAAATAAAAAAGACACGAAAAATCAGAGAAAGATTACTAACATATTGGGCCATTCTGACTCTAGGGCCAATTCTTTTCGCTAGCTCACTCAGTTTATATGGCACTTTAATTTCCATACAAATTTATGACACCCAAACAAATGCATTAATTCACTATTTACTTGAGCTTGGCACCGTCGGATTATATTTTTTAATGCTCTTAACCCTAAACTTCTTAACACCAAATGCGGAGGTTTCAATAAAATGGGCAGCTATTTCCGCCTTAGCTGGGAGCATCGGTCTATATATTCTTAACACTATATTTAGCTCATTCGCACAATTTTTCACAAACTACCAAGTAGTTTATGGCGCATTCGCAGCCATTCCGATTTTTCTTATCTGGTTGCAAAGCTCTTGGTTAATTGTTCTCGCGTCAATATGCCTTTGCGCAACACTACACAATGTAAAAAACTTAGCATCTGGTCAGGATTAA
- a CDS encoding hypoxanthine-guanine phosphoribosyltransferase, whose product MTNTIHNLNKILDEADCLVDEEKLNEALDKMATQITTDLADKLPLVLCVMNGGLIPTAALIERLNFPLELDYIHATRYGMETEGTSLNWLSYPQTELKDRHVLVVDDIFDQGHTLQAIIKWLEDQETSGVYTATVINKLHDRKTDMTPDYIGTDVTDRFLFGYGMDYKGFFRNLKGIYAVKDS is encoded by the coding sequence ATGACGAACACAATCCACAACCTAAACAAAATTTTAGATGAAGCAGATTGCTTAGTCGACGAGGAAAAACTTAACGAAGCCCTTGATAAGATGGCAACACAAATAACAACAGATCTAGCAGATAAGCTCCCTCTTGTTCTTTGTGTGATGAATGGCGGACTCATTCCTACAGCTGCTCTAATAGAACGCTTAAACTTTCCATTAGAGCTTGATTATATTCATGCGACTCGCTATGGAATGGAAACAGAAGGCACATCATTAAATTGGCTAAGCTACCCTCAAACTGAATTAAAAGACAGACACGTTCTGGTTGTTGATGACATTTTCGATCAAGGACACACCCTTCAAGCTATTATCAAATGGCTAGAAGACCAAGAAACAAGTGGTGTCTATACAGCAACAGTGATCAACAAACTACATGACAGAAAAACAGACATGACTCCTGACTACATAGGAACAGATGTCACTGATCGCTTCTTATTCGGATATGGCATGGACTACAAAGGTTTCTTTAGAAACCTAAAGGGCATTTACGCAGTTAAAGACAGCTAA